A genomic window from Parasteatoda tepidariorum isolate YZ-2023 chromosome 10, CAS_Ptep_4.0, whole genome shotgun sequence includes:
- the LOC107449862 gene encoding zinc metalloproteinase nas-6, giving the protein MKVIVFTYILIFTLTILYGLPIKRPRIRRNAYRNESRLWPKAIVPYTIDSAYSESEKDVIVRAMENIQSVSCIRFKKQSREKAYVEIVREKGCRAVVGYIGRRQKLTLGVGCIWVARVLHELFHVLGFFHEHTRPDRDDFVTIIEDNIKTTSINNFRKMSELKVTTFGLPYDYSSVLHYHDREFAIDRTKKTIEPKLEKVLIGKAEQLSKMDILKLNKLYHCPKKKYKEIEDEGSGLTELEDNFIIVSLADGNIQL; this is encoded by the exons ATGAAAGTTATAGtgtttacatatattttaattttcacgtTAACTATACTATATGGTTtg cCAATTAAGAGACCAAGAATAAGAAGAAATGCTTACAGAAATGAAAGTAGGCTTTGGCCAAAAGCCATTGTTCCATACACAATTGATAGTGCATATT CTGAATCAGAAAAAGATGTTATAGTAAGAGCGATGGAAAATATCCAATCCGTTAGTTGCATCCGTTTCAAGAAACAAAGTAGGGAAAAAGCATATGTGGAAATTGTGCGTGAAAAAGg ATGCCGAGCAGTTGTGGGGTACATTGGTAGGCGTCAAAAGTTAACTCTAGGAGTTGGTTGTATTTGGGTTGCAAGAGTACTTCATGAGTTATTCCATGTTTTGGGATTTTTTCATGAACATACACGACCAGATAGAGATGATTTTGTGACCATCATTGAAGATAACATTAAAACTA CCTCAATCAATAATTTTCGAAAGATGTCAGAATTGAAAGTCACAACGTTTGGACTTCCTTATGATTATTCGTCAGTGCTACATTACCACGACAGGGAATTTGCCATTGACAGAACTAAAAAGACAATTGAACCCAAATTGGAAAAAGTGCTGATAGGGAAAGCTGAGCAACTTTCCAAGATGGACATTCTGAAACTGAATAAACTCTACCATTGCCCGAAGAAAAAGTACAAAGAAATTGAAGATGAAGGATCAGGTTTGACTGAGttggaagataattttattatcgtGTCACTTGCTGATGGGAACATACAACTTTGA
- the LOC139426854 gene encoding high-affinity choline transporter 1-like, translating into MAPLCAYIIGFLLRILGGEEIIGLPVLLKYPYFLEETGPQLFSFRTLSMLISLLTLLTVSSSTKWLFENGHIPPALDIFHCVVSIPEDIFKIQEPHESDMSVLNTQIAMARPYQSEMNGRIVSELSQCL; encoded by the coding sequence ATGGCTCCCCTCTGCGCCTACATAATAGGCtttcttttaagaattcttGGTGGTGAAGAAATTATTGGCTTACCAGTTCTCCTTAAATACCCATATTTCCTCGAAGAAACAGGACCGCAACTTTTCTCTTTCCGAACCCTCTCGATGTTAATAAGTTTGTTGACGTTGCTGACAGTGTCCAGTTCCACCAAATGGCTCTTCGAAAATGGACATATCCCTCCTGCACTGGACATCTTCCATTGCGTGGTCAGCATTCCTGAAGACATCTTTAAGATTCAAGAGCCCCATGAAAGTGATATGAGTGTCCTCAACACCCAAATTGCAATGGCCAGGCCATATCAATCGGAAATGAATGGTCGCATTGTTTCCGAACTTTCGCAATGTTTATAA
- the LOC139426855 gene encoding high-affinity choline transporter 1-like, whose amino-acid sequence MRFAILYLYFIAIIIACKVRSVFGWWFLFTDLVYIILFPQLVCVLYFKKFSNTYGSLCAYIIGFLLRILGGEEIIGLPVLLKYPYFLEETGQQLFPFRTLSMLISLSTLLAVSCSSKWLFENRYIPPALDIFHCVVNIPEDILKVLEPHKGEMSVLNAQIAMAKTYKSEMNGRINPGCSV is encoded by the coding sequence ATGAGATTCGCTATCCTCTATCTATACTTCATAGCAATCATCATAGCTTGTAAGGTCAGATCCGTATTTGGTTGGTGGTTTTTATTTACCGATTTAGTGTACATAATACTTTTCCCACAACTAGTGTGTGTCCTCTATTTCAAGAAATTCAGCAATACTTATGGCTCCCTCTGCGCCTACATAATAGGCTTTCTCTTAAGAATTCTTGGTGGTGAAGAAATTATTGGCTTACCAGTTCTCCTTAAATACCCATATTTTCTCGAAGAAACAGGACAACAACTTTTCCCTTTCCGAACCCTCTCGATGTTAATAAGTTTGTCAACGTTGCTGGCAGTGTCCTGTTCCTCCAAATGGCTCTTCGAAAATAGATATATTCCTCCTGCACTGGACATCTTCCATTGCGTGGTCAACATTCCTGAAGACATCCTTAAGGTTCTAGAGCCCCATAAAGGTGAGATGAGTGTCCTCAACGCCCAAATTGCAATGGCCAAGACATATAAATCGGAAATGAATGGTCGCATAAATCCTGGTTGTTCTGTATAA